aatgctaaagttactagactatacaaattattcataattttttttaattaccaatgcaCCCATTTATCTTcttgtaataaataaaattattttagaattttatttatttttcaatcataTACACACCGTAAAATTTAGTGAGtctatttattgtgtattatatgcagctaatcatcatgtatgtacatgtatattcaaatatattttgtcattGTTTGGTTAGTATAGAGTTCGATCAATCGATTAACTTAAGAGTGCACAATGTGTATGCATTTAATTAAAGTAAAGTTAAATTAGACAATGTAAAGTCTCTGaggaacttcaacttcaatcaaTAATACGTGCAAAGTCTCCATACATTTTTGGTGCaacaaattcattaaaattgggaTATTGTAAATACTTTAGAATTTAGAAaagctacctaatttagattttttaatttactatattttatttattcggttgtattatttaatatttttttctcttatttttttctctaatttAAAAAACAGGTAAATgtcaattatttcaaaaatagtggaccaagaagaaaaataaatgatttaaataaaaaaaattgaaagattTTGGATGACTTAACAGATAAAggggtatttttaaaaatttgttgATTGTATGGTTAAATTTGACCTGATACTATAATGGTAAAAGTAAATTTGGACCGATAGTATAATGAgattaaatataaataatatatgaaagtACACATATATTTCCACCTTTTACCGTTAAAGAAAGGACTACAGTACAGCGTAGATCTGCCGGCTACAAAACCTCTCGTCGCGACTCCACCTTATCCTCTCTTCTCCCTCATAAACTAATTCCTCCCTCGTTACCACCAATGTCTTTTGTTATCAAACCCTTAACCAAGCCTTTATCCATGGCAACTAATGGTTGCCTTATTTCCCTCCCTCCTTTCTTCACCCCCACCAAATCCATTTCTTCCTACCCTTTTCTCTCCACCCCATTAAAACCCATTTCACTCTCTTCTTCCTTCTCCTCTTTATTATCCCTTAAAAAGAGAAGTACCCAATTCCCAACTTTTGTTTCTGTATTATCTGAAGATGACAACACCCTTGTCCTTGATGACCAAGAACAAGGTGGGGATTTTCCTAGCTTTGTTGGTGAGACAGGGGAAACCGAGACTGAGGAGTACCAAGAACCTTCTGAGGATGCTAAATTGTTTGTTGGGAATTTACCATATGATATAGATAGTGAGGGGCTTGCTCAGCTTTTCCAACAGGCTGGTGTTGTTGAGATTGCTGAGGTAACTAACTTTAACAATGGGGCTAATTTCATTGACAAGTTTAGATTGGACCCTTTTCTTTAAAGTACAAAAAAGATTAGAGCTTTATGTGTGTGGTGGAACTGAATTTTGGTTTTGCAGGTTATTTACAATAGGGAGACTGATCGGAGTCGGGGATTCGGGTTTGTGACAATGAGCACTGTCGAAGAAGCTGACAAAGCTGTGGAATTGTACAGCCAATATGTGAGTTATActgcttcttttttctttgatgCGAATTGAGATTGTAGTCTATTCTTTGATTGAGCTATCAAATCCATTACTTGAAAGCATGTTAAACAAGAGTTGTTAAATGTGTGGATTTCTTTTTCAATCAAGTAGGGCTTGAAGACGCTTTCTATAAAATTTGCaacatttgttcttcttgttgctTAAAAAGTGCTGATAAGAACATCCGCACCCCTTTTGAGAACTGTATAGGTTAATTTTGTATTTGTAAATTCAATGGAGGCTCCAAGAGTCCTTTTGCCTCTAAAATCTAAATTGTTTAGCTTTTCTAATATCATGTACAATGTGAGGaatttctcttttactttatCAAATTGTTCATAAAATTTCTGTGGAACTTAAATATCCAGGGCAAAGGTTAACGAAACAATTATTTGCAATAGAAGGTGTCTTCGAAAGAAAGGATGATGATTATATCCACCTGCTGAAATTTTGTAGTGTAAGATTTTATGACGATTTCTGAGAGTGAAAAAATGCTTTATGATAGATAACTTGTATATCTTAGATAACTAATAAGTTTATCTTTGGGATACTTTTCAAAATTGCTAGCCTGCCAGGTATGAAGTAAAGGAACTATATTTATAGTGCTGGATATGTTGTTGGTCAACTCTAGCGAACGGCAGTGTCTGTTTAAGTAGCTTGTGTATCATATACCGGTGACTTTGCACAAAGGGTCCCAcgcctatttttttttttttttttttttttttgagaattgaGTCCCACGCCTAATATGGTTATGAACTTTCAGCTATGCTTAGACATTACTATCCAGGTCTCCCTGTTGCTTCTCTGGACAACCATGGGAAGTTTAATGGTAGTCCTCCATGTAGTGTTTGACTGAATATGCTGGTCACTTCAAGACGAGTTGGAGTAATAGAAAATCTGATGTTTGTCATGTGCTATGCCCTTGAACAGTCTCTTGAGAAGAATCTGTCATACAATTCAGTCATTTCTTGCTTATGATGTGTGACACATGGATACCTTGATATATTACTGGATTATCTCTAGAAACtccttttaattttcttttttattcgaGTAGGATCTCAACGGAAGGCTATTGACAGTCAACAAAGCTGCTCCAAGAGGATCACGGCCAGAGCGTCCACCTCGAACATTTCAGCCTACTTACAGAATCTATGTTGGCAACATCCCGTGGGACATTGATGATGCACGCCTTGAGCAAGTTTTCAGTGAACATGGTAAAGTAGTAAGTGCTCGGGTGGTTTTTGACAGAGAGTCTGGACGGTCACGAGGCTTTGGTTTTGTGACGATGTCAAGTGAAGCTGAAATGAGTGAAGCAATCGCCAACCTTGACGGACAGGTG
This DNA window, taken from Nicotiana tabacum cultivar K326 chromosome 4, ASM71507v2, whole genome shotgun sequence, encodes the following:
- the LOC107774439 gene encoding 28 kDa ribonucleoprotein, chloroplastic, coding for MSFVIKPLTKPLSMATNGCLISLPPFFTPTKSISSYPFLSTPLKPISLSSSFSSLLSLKKRSTQFPTFVSVLSEDDNTLVLDDQEQGGDFPSFVGETGETETEEYQEPSEDAKLFVGNLPYDIDSEGLAQLFQQAGVVEIAEVIYNRETDRSRGFGFVTMSTVEEADKAVELYSQYDLNGRLLTVNKAAPRGSRPERPPRTFQPTYRIYVGNIPWDIDDARLEQVFSEHGKVVSARVVFDRESGRSRGFGFVTMSSEAEMSEAIANLDGQTLDGRTIRVNAAEERPRRNTY